The DNA window gtctgggttaCTATGCTGCCCTACACCTTGGAGTCACCTTGGAGTCCTTGGGcgagactcctaacgctacattagcccacttctgtaatatgagtaaccttgtaagtcgctctggataagagtgtcagctaaatgcagtaaatgtatacaataaatgactgtatataaaattgtatatatatatatatatatatatatatatttatatacatatagtaaTGGACAGtgatccaaacttttgaatggttgTGTGTGCCTAATGATCACATGCCTTAGGTTGTGTCAGTAATCTCGAATGTACTTGCCTATGTGGTTTCGATATTGGTATCTATGACAGTAGTAGCAGCTATTTGAGGTGTGACGTTCTtaacttttgtccatttcctTAAAAAtagagtcagggttctgaagCTTTACAGAGCAGGAACTGGTTATGTCCACTCAGTGGGTGTTTGGAGTTTTTGCATCTGAAGTTGGTACAGGGCACGGAAGCAGTAGGCGGTGCAGACTCGTTGTGTTGCATACGGTAACCTGCGTGATGTGTTCCTACGTGCAAATCGTTCCATTTACATGGAGATTGCGATACGCATAATGGGTCAGAATTAGGGCTGAAAGAAGCAAGATGGTGCTGGGGGAGGAGCAATTAGACCGACACCCTGCTTGAAACGTGAAAACGAGGACTGTCCTTTGTCCCGGCCCTTTTGTTTCCTAATCTCTGCTCTCTCCAGGTCTGAGTTCCACTGCTTGCCCCCTGGGTATCCAGAGAGAGTTATTTATTATGCCCTCACCTCACTTTCCGACATAGGCATGCATGCCCACCTGAAATGTATTCCGAAAGCACTGCGTGTCTGAGCCTCCACCTTAATGTGACCTGGTGGTAAGGACTGTGGCTGTTGATTATATCAGTactttatacatatacatatcttaaatattatatatacaccaattagccataatATTTTAAcccctcatgccaccaaaacatctATGACAAATCGAGGCATGGAccccacaagatctctgaagatgtcctgtggtatctggcacagcagatcctttaggtcctgtaaaatgcgaggtgggacctccatggattgccTGAATGAGCCTTTGGTGCCCATTAACTTGCcgccggttcaccagttgtctttTCGTGGACCACTTGGACCccagaagacctgcctgatgtttctgACCCAGTCTGCTAGCTGTCACACTTAGATTCTTGTCACAATGTGCCATTtttcctgctcccaacacatcaccttcagaaactgaccgttcactgcctgcctaatatgtagatcccactcTTAGACAGGTGCCATTTTAATAAGGCCTTGTCTTATTTggcattaatgttatggctgatcagtgtatatatacatacatgcattTGTGCATTGAGTGTTTGCTTGTTGGAAGTTAATATTGAAATACATTGGTGAATTTATGCGTGAGCTTTTTTAACACTTTCCTCAAGAAAGCCAATAGTTGAAGGCTTTGGTTCCGATTCCCATTTGTTTGCTGTTTTCCAGTAAGATGCGTTGTTTGGTGATGATTTTGTTTGACGATGATTATTAGAGAAATCTATATACAGTGACTTGAGAGCACAGAGAAGTCAAGACCAAGCCTGTGTAACTCTAGCCCATaattcactgctgtccaaaaaacatgtagctccatttttgtcagtttttaattttctccatcatttgaaccctgtagctgcttctttacactgtgtaaataattctgtataAACGTAACGATAGAAATGCtcgaaatgacttggaataaactcttattttacattgacttccattcaaagttcagaacgtttttgtcttttcctgttaagtcaccattttggagacacacgtttttcactggacagcagcgatagtAATATACAGTATCTACACAACAAATGATATTAAAACTGTAATCGTATTTCTAAACTTCTCTTTCTagaatcccaagtattccttgTAGCCATTATTCGGAATGGGCTAACCAGTTCTTCATTAAGTTAAACAGAATGTTAAAAAGATGTTTTGCTGCTGAAATTGGAAACCACTGATGACTTCCTGTTACTTTTTACTGCAGTTTTTGCTTGCCGGTTTTATATTCATTCTAATTATAGAAATGGATTGAAACAGCCTGCTGAGGTGTCTTTTTGCAAACAAACTGACAAGTAATCACAGGCAATTAATTGTTAAGTAAATtcttgtgtatttttttattaagtcattgagtttaatcagttaatcatgacagttttaccttttttaactgtgttcattgtttttctgacattctgaaaatgtcCTCgcaaaataaagagaaaaaaaagtccaGTTCAATAGCAACCCTACACCCTCACCTCACTTATTCCTGAGACTTTATTCTGACATATTTTAATAACCTTATCAGCCTGAAATGCCGGGCTTTATGACACAGCCTTACAACTTCACTGATTAATAAAAGAGTTTTAATGAATCATCTGGGTTCACTTTCCGCATGTGCTGTGCCGGTGCTTGGTGTTCATAGAGGAATGTATTAAAACAGCTTCTCACAAATGGCCTCTTAGGAAATGATCAATTGTAGCAAAACAGTTCTTTTTTatgaacaaataaaacattgctCTGTATTCAATGATGTGAGTCTTTTAAACATTGAGAACATGTGAGAACAGTGTCTGCTGAAAGGAGCATTTGCAAGGCCTTAAAACTTCCTATTCATTTTACCGTAATGGTAGGAAGAGCAGCGAAGGCGAAAACTCACATGGTCTTTCATTCAACAAAGACTCAATGCTGTAGCCCTTTCTTCTAGGTGTAGGGCGAACATACAAagacaaaatataaataacttATAGAATCAGTGATCAGGACATTTGCTTAGACTGAGTCACATTTTAAGATGGACACTTTAAATAGTTAGTTTAAAATAAgactttgtttggtttttatcttctcttttttgtttgtgtatggttttgttctctttttctctgtcccCCAACttgcatatacatatattagATATTTCTTCTATATCTTGCTTCTCTCCAGAAACCTCGAAAAGATATTTGATACAAgcatttattctttttctttatattattatcatttttattattattatttgattatcTGTATACTGAAACCTCTACAATGAGTGCATATAAAAGCTTACCTACAAAACAATGCGAAGTGAattcattttacttttattttaagttATTGTATATCCTGATGGTCCTGATACCATCAATGATAGTTCCAATGAGTTAAAGAGATAAATGTAGACAGTGCTGGAAAATAAACAGTTATGTAAAACAGTGTATATATAGCCTAAAATACAGGATACAATACAACTTTATTACTATTCACTTTAGAAATCCTAGACATGctctgtaactgctttgttacAGTGTAAGAAACTTGCCACTTtgctatatatactatatatatatgtatatacactcctaaatatataaaacagttAGTATTTAGTTTGACATTACCCGTTTTAGTGTTTATGTCAAAGCCATCTGTGCAGAGACTCAATTCTGTGTGTAATTAAAAAACAGATCAAATGTTTAAACCTTAAGAAGCAACAGGCAACTTTTCTTCTCTCGGCGCCTCCATATTACATGTTATACGGTATTCGAAAGTGTCTAGGCAGGAATGTGAGGAATTTCAAAGGCTCCAATTCATCCCAGCGACAGCCAGCAGTGAGGTCTTTAAAGTGAGAGCGCCCCTATTTGAGCAAAACTAACATTAACATCACATACAAGTTTAAGACAGACGAATCTGAGACAGCTTGTGACCGGCCGATCTGTTTAAAATACCATCGATTAACTAAACTTTGATGGACTTTCATCTGAACCAGggatttttttactttaatactTAACTACTTGATTTTGGCCACGTTGTTTCATGTCTGATAATGCTGACTGTGAAAGTGCGAGCCTAAATGGCGACTTCTGTCCTCCCCAACAGCAGTGTCCACGCGTCTTTTCTCCCACTGTCTGTGATTAAACCGCTGTCTTTGGGTTTGTGCCTCTTTTGGCTGAGCTTTTTTCACATTCCCACACACGCTCAcccaatgagagagagagatgaaaagccCCTGCCGCAGATCTGCCTGGCAACTGAAGTTTGCCCTTATTGGTTCACGCTAATTTCGGCTTCCTCCTCTTTCTCGGGGGTGGAACAAAGGGGTTACAGCCTTTAAACCCTAGCCTATATTTAAAACACTGCGCCAAATGAAGTTTCTGATACTTAGTACTCATTTGTAACACATTTGTAACTTTTATTGACGGCATGTTTAATCTCAGGTCTAGAAGAGCTTGGCTCGAGCTTAAACGTAAGCATGCATACAAGCCACTGCAACTCATCTAAAGACTGAGGAGCTCCAGCTCTGGTGCGCTTTAGCACATAATTACGGTGATTTGTCCTGTTATACCGCCCCCTACCAAAACTTCTAGCCATGCACATCTTCACACCACCACCGCCACTCATTTGATACCCCCcttcacatacacatatacacctCCTCCTCAGAAAAGCCCCCTCGCTCCTCCTCTGTTGCCTACCCCCCACCGTCTCCCCTCAGCCGTTCGCCACCCGgggtaaaagtaaaaaaggacCTCCCATTTCCACACTGGCGGCAATAGAAACGACCACAAAGTTCTTTAAGAATCTCCGAGCTGAACAGGCAgcctgcctccctctctccctctctctctctctaacacacacacactctctctctatctctcgctcAGGCCGCGCGCGGCGCTTTGATCTTCCCTTAACAACAGTTCACGTCATCTGAAggggagtttttcttttttttccttggtCAAGCTGGTGGAGCAGCGCAGTTTTCAGaggctctctctcacacacatactcttctcacacactgagcagcagccgcagcagcaacagcaacagcagcagcagcagcaacagcagcagcagcaacagcagcagcagcatccgcAGGACCCTCCGTGCTCGCTTTAAAGCgcctctcgctcgctctctctctctctccctctctttctgttgGTGATCCCCCTCGCCGCTCTCCGCTCACTTCTCCGCCGTAAGTGTGAGGACTCCGAAAGCCATGGAGCACCAGCTGCTGTGCTGCGAGGTGGACGCCGTGCGGAGAGCTTACCACGATGCTAACCTGCTGAACGACCGAGTTTTACACACCATGCTGAAGGCTGAGGAGAACTATCTCCCGTCTCCAAACTACTTCAAGTGCGTTCAGAAGGAAATCGTGCCCAAAATGAGGAAAATCGTCGCCACATGGATGCTGGAGGTTTGTATGATCAGACAGAGTGGTTTTTTCCTCTGGTCTTTAACATtacacaactttttttttttttcctcctctctcaaGACGGTTCTCCTCATGCTCTTTGGACCCCTGTCTGCTCAGGCCTGGTAGAAACCAAAGGATACGCTTTTAAATCCACTCTGTCTCATTTTGTCACGGTATAAAATCTTCGAAAGTGGACTTTAATGCTTTAAACGTGGGAGAAATACACGTTTAAAGCACTTtttattggggaaaaaaagcacCTTACGAAAGTAGCAAGTCTCgagctttttttttcaggggTCTCGTTTCCGCTTTAAAAAAAAGACGTACAGAGATGTGACCACTTTAGCTTCGTTTTCTTTCCCAACCAAAGAAATGCTCTCAAATACGTTTGCTCGAATTTATTTCGATTTAATATCGATGTACACGTATGCAATCCCACTCGTGCCAGTAGCCTATTATGCGCCATCTTTGCTGCCGCACGGACAAGTTCTAATAACGCGTTAAAAAAACACCTCAAACGACCACAACAGTTGACGACAATAGTCGAGAGTCGCTCCATATCGCATATTTCATGTCGTGTTTGGGGTTTGGGCTGGATTTTGAGGAGCATTGTGGTGGTTTAGGCTCTTAAAACTTTACTTTCAGTTCGGCCACGAGCTCCTCATCTCGGCGGCTCCTGAAGCTCCAACACgtacaaacattttatttataagcTTCCTGCAGCCGAACACGAGCCCAACACGGTTCGGGTTCGGATCCTTAAGGTCTGAGGCGGATTTACACGCGTTTAAAGTGGGCTTTAATGCGCgttaataatttatattaatttttgaAAGCGCGCTCGCGACGTCGACCATGTCCTCCTCCACAGTCGGtgacaattaaattaaattcaccCCTTTCCCCTTCACCAATTCGACGTTTTTCGATCGGAAGCGATAGAATATACGTCGTAGGACATTTAGAGCCCGTTTCGACGCGCCGCAAcaattttgttatatttttaaatattttttgaaaAGATGACGAACTAGAAATTGACGCCACCTTTGTAGCATTCTGGGGGAAGCAGCGGCCGCTAGCATGTGCACCACTGCTGTCTAGAAAGCCTCTGTGAAGCCGGGCTGTCAGCTCGTGCACGCCTTTAATCAAATTATTAATCAAATAATCTGCACTACAGTGTCTGGGTTTTCCTTTATTAAAGCCTTTTCGTTTCCAAAGCTGAGCTCCGTGCATGCAAACCACGTGGGACACCTCCACAATTTTTCTTCaatctatatattttaaaatccGGCTTGGTGTTTAATATTTCTGCTTTTTCAGACACTTCGTTTTTAACTAAATGCAAACAATCTGGTTGCTTGTTTTCTTGCCTTGTCTGTTTCTTTTATCACAAAAATCTTACTTAACTCCACGGCTTGTCCCTCAACTGCTGTGACTCATGACTTCACAACTGTTCTCTCTTTCAAGGTGTGTGAGGAGCAGAAATGTGAAGAGGAGGTCTTCCCTTTGGCAATGAACTACCTGGACAGGTTCTTGTCCGTCGAGCCCACTAAAAAGAGCAGGCTGCAGCTGCTGGGAGCCGCCTGCATGTTCCTGGCCTCCAAGATGAAGGAAACCGTTCCTCTCACAGCCGAGAAGCTCTGCATATACACCGACAACTCTATTCGCCCTTGCGAGCTCTTGGTAATTACAGCAATTCTACAGTAATACACTGGAAGTCAAGTGGGTTACTATCCAGTAAAGAGCTTTTTGCTTGCTTTAAGGTTTTGCAGGAGGGATGTTGCAGTTTTGCAATGCATGCAGGCTTAGTGTTGCAGTTCTGCATTTTAGTCTTCTCCCTCTGGTgcacagacatacagagagagagagagagagtgtttcagTATGGAAACTCCCTACATGTCAGCCATCAAATGGTTGTGGGTTGAAATGTACTGCTAATTGAATAGCTTAAATCATCGCTGCCGCTTGTAGCTCTTGAGAGCTGACCCCATCTAGTGGCCGACTGGTAGACTGctcagtgagcacacatggtGGAGGCGTGAGGAACTTTTTGAAGCCCTTTATGTGAACCTCCGCTGTGTTCTTGTGTCTTTCTCACAGCAAATGGAGCTGCTGGCGCTGAACAAGCTGAAGTGGGATCTAGCCTCGGTGACTCCACACGACTTCATCGAACATTTCCTCACCAAGCTGCCGATACATCAGAGCACCAAGCAGATCC is part of the Salminus brasiliensis chromosome 17, fSalBra1.hap2, whole genome shotgun sequence genome and encodes:
- the ccnd1 gene encoding G1/S-specific cyclin-D1, whose translation is MEHQLLCCEVDAVRRAYHDANLLNDRVLHTMLKAEENYLPSPNYFKCVQKEIVPKMRKIVATWMLEVCEEQKCEEEVFPLAMNYLDRFLSVEPTKKSRLQLLGAACMFLASKMKETVPLTAEKLCIYTDNSIRPCELLQMELLALNKLKWDLASVTPHDFIEHFLTKLPIHQSTKQILRKHAQTFVALCATDVNFIASPPSMIAAGSVAAAVQGLYLKNSDSSLSSQNLTNFLSQVIRSDPDCLRSCQEQIESLLESSLRQAQQHSISTETKRVEEDVDLSCTPTDVRDINI